AATAGCCAGACTCCAACCAGTAGATCTAAGTGCTACGAAAGACGTGTTTTTATCAGCAGTTCGTTTCGCTACATCCATTGGGGGGCCATGTCCTCCATTCAGTGACGAACTTAAGATTTCTGCCCAGGAACAAGTAGAATACATGTTAGGGGAAGATGATGATTCGCCGTTGGTCATAGCTGATGATGAAGTAAAATCAGTTGTGAAGATGGGCCTTTCGaatattttttcttcattcgAAACACAATTGGCCTCCTTGCTTTCGGAAGCTGAGCTCGCATTCGAGGTAGCAGAGGCTAAAATACTGCAGACTGTATCTGATCTTCAATGGATGTGCAGCATACTTCCTAAGATGGATCTAATGAACGACTTCGTCTCAAACTGGGTCGAAACGTCCAGCAGAGTTTTAGCGATAGTTGAAGATGCGAAACTCGTTTCTGCAATGTGGGGtttgaagataaagttggtTGAACTGACCGGAAAGGTGTTGGAGGCAGTTGGATATGGAAATGTGATTCTTCCATCACAATCCCGGGTGAAACTGTTGAATAATTGGCTGCCTTATGTGAGAAAGATGAAGCCTCTTTTCGACTCGAAATGTAACGAGGACTCCAGCTTCACGCACAAGATGGATGAAGACTTGTGCCAGAGTATCGAGGGGGCGATCGTGTCGCTAATACTCGCATTGCCGTCGAATGACCAAGCTGAAATTTTGGCAGATTGGATGGAAGCAGCCGAGCAGGTTAGATATCCTGATTTAAGTGAAGCTTTTGAAGTTTGGTGTTACAGAACAAAATCAGCAAAGAGAAGATTAGTTGAGGGCTTAGACAGGGTTAAAGAAAGGTCAACCTTTAATTTATCAATTTGATGTTCTTGTTCTAACTTTTCAACATTGATTTTTGGATGAAAATGACTCTTGCTGAATGCTTATATTGTGTTTTGACCAATTGTTTAAAAATTGGACTGGACCGGCTGGTTCGATCGTGAATTGGTCACGGAACTGGTccaattgtatatattttgagtCAATATTCTTGACCCGTTAAGAATCCGGGTTAACCGGGATGAACCAGTTATTTGAGATTTTTTTAGAAAGTAAAATTTAAATTCCTCACCATTTCACGCAAAAATGAAAAACCCAACCCTCTGTTCCAAAATTCTATGGAAAAAATTTGTGATATGTGTATATTATAATGTTAAATTgcgtattaatttaattttaattttgaatttgaaTATTATATCcaattaatttcttaattttggatataaatattttatctttAATTAAGGAGAATttcattatatgtatatatgtactacatctgtttcatattacatgtctttctagagattcttttttgtttcatattacatgtcattttatatgatcagtacacgttaaatcattattttttctGTTATAAAATGCGGGTTTACGAAAATTAATTAGCataatggacttattatagaataaataaatattggaatcaataaataaggggtAACAGTGTCTTTTTttctaatatccttaatttctgtATAACTCTCTAAAAagtcatgtaatatgaaacggagggagtatTATTTATGACGTTATCTGGTTCAATTGATTCAAATTAATCGACCGAACCAATTGACATCCAATTCAATTGTCAATCTAATCCGATTTCTTGGTTTAGTTTTTAAAACAATGGTTTTGACATGATTGAAGCCATTTTGTGTTAATATTTTATAgggataaaatataaatttaattctataattattgggtgtaaTTTTAAACATCTCTTATACCCACGATGAAATAATGCATTTTTACGAAATGAAATGGATGGCCTGGCGCCATATTCGAAGTAATAATAACGCAATGACGTATCTTATAGTGTAAAATGGGTGGTATAACAACGTATTTCACATAGTAAAACCAATTGCATAGTGACGTATTTTACAAAGTGAGATGGATGGTGAAACAACGCACCTTTATAATACAAAACGGACGGAGTGAGGATGTATTTTATGGAGGAAAATGGATGGAGTAACAACGTATTTTATGGGTTAAAATGTACGGCATAATGACAAATCTCCTTAGGCAAAACATACAGCGTGATAACGTATTTCACTAGGTGAAATGATAGTGAAATGATGACACATAAACCCCTAACAGGTATGATTCTCCTATAGTGATGACTGACTCATGATGGATAATGTGTGTatgtacaaaaaataaaaaaggcttaatacatcatttgcccgctgaacttgtccaaaaagcttgattggccctctaaactttcaaagtgttccgatagccccttgaacttgcataaaatgttcagttagccccttgaacttgcgtaaaatgtaaccaattgatcactcggtcgtaaaaaagtaagttaaatgcgaaagatgtattccacgagtcttaaaaaaagtaaaacgaccaaaatcggagtatacaattctaatattagagaagaaaagttGTATAAttgagcaagcaataacttcctttttaatctatctTTTAAtgatgtaataacattttaagatgcgtggaatacatcttccgcatttaacttacctttttacgaccgagtgatcaattgattacattttacgcaagttcagggggctaactgaacattttatgcaagttcagggggctgtcggaacactttgaaagttcaggggaccAATCAACCTTTTTGTAAGATTTGGGCAACCATGTCATATATTTTAGCAAATTTTAGAGGAGATTTCTAAGCTTATTACATAGGCTTAGTCAGATAAGAAGAAACATAGGTTCCATAACAATAATACCTATATCTTTCCACTAAGGGTTAAGTGACATATAAAGGGCTAAATGCACTATTgatcactgaacttacatggttgtcttaaaatggtcactcaatttcaatttgtctcaataaaatcactgaactttgagttttgtctcaattaggtcactctggCGATTTCAGTTATTAAAAAGCATCAGAATGATAAAGTACGTGACACGTCTGCATGAGTCAACTCATATATATGACCAAAAAgacacatgacatccacgtATGCACTACATGACTATCATATATCGGTTATTTTtgtgaaaaaaaacaaaatttagtttttttcataaaaataaccgacacgTGGATGTCATGTGTTGTTTCGGTCAGAGATCTGAGTTGACTCATGTTGACATGTCACCTACGTCATCATTTCGATGCTTTTCAATCACTGAAAATCGTCAAAGTGACCTAcatgagacaaaactcaaaattgaatgattttattgagataaattgaaaTTGGGTGACTATTTTGAGACAGCTATGTAAGTCTAGTGACCAATAATGCATTTAACTCGACATATAAATGATACGAGGTTATGAGTAGTGAGTCGAACTGTTATAAACACACTTATGAGATGACAATATGTAACGATTTAGAACACGCGACTGAATAAAGGACCATATGAGTGTGTGTGCTAGTGTTGTGATGTGATGCGATTGTATATGTTGTTTTAAAATACTTCGATGCCAAAATGTTTCGGTTGTATCCAAGTTTTATTATTTCATAAAATACCGCGATGTTTGAAAAAgcgatttttataaaataagaaaaccaAAAACACATTTCTTTAACTAGTTAAATGATCATTTTAAGAATTGGTTAGTTAGTTAGTCAAGACTTATGAGTTTAGTCCCTAAAACGGAGCGACCAATGTGAGCGAAAAGAGCAGTTTCAGTGAAACACATATAAATAACAGAGTCCCCACTCAACTAACTGAGAAATTAGTCAATTCGGGTCGACCGTTGAAAATATAGATTCTTGTTCCGTGGATACAACTTATTAGTCTCAACATCTCTATCTTTTAAAACATAATATTAATCTTGTTGttcattttaattattttattagtgTGGATGCTCatacaaaataattatttaggTTATTACAGTAATCCGAATGGGAAATGAGTACATATTTCCACAAGGGGATATAAGAGAAAACAGGTTAGCTCGAAACATATGCATGAATGTATGAATTCGTGAATATGTGAAATGATTTGGTATTCTTGGAATGAAACTCGGTTAACAATACTACTTTTTCACTTTTTGGATTCTGAAAGCCCACCATTAATGATAGGGAAATACTATTTTCATCGTCGATGGCTAAAAGAGTGACTTGGAATGAGTGAAGATAAAAATTGACATATATGACCTATCATTGCCATACGGCTCTACAAAGAACAACGTTCGACTACGGTATCCAGATTTTCCAGTTGAAATCATTTTgacaataaaaaaatcataaaaccaTGGACTTTACAATACTCAGACTTCATTGGCCTTAAACATGCTTGAAAATGTATGTGTATGAACAAAAATCCTCAAAAAAGCCCTGAATTCCCAAGTTTTAGCCATCCCTCTGAAATTGTCTGCCATATGGCAGTGATGCTCAGCCCTACGTCACTCCATTGAAAGAGGGAATTGTTGTACATCACTTCTTTCAAAAAGGAAACTACTATACGTCACTCGTAGGCAAGGGCAGAAGATCTAAATCTTATGAGGAGTACTTTTACATGATggaaaatggttcaaaatacTTTTTACGGGTGAAAGGATCACCagaaaaccttttaatgacTTTAAATAGGAGCAAATAttaataaaacatttaaaatCAAGCGAGACACCTAAAACTACGTGATAGTCTAGTAGACCCTCAGAAGCTTACCCTCGTTGCATGTCAATGATCCTTTGAGGTGCATAGTCGTCTGAATATAGTGACTTGGTGCTGAAGAAAACTTTTAGTTCTTCTAATTGAGGTAAAAGGTTTTTGGGGATCTTTTGGTGTATATTTAGAGATCATAAAGGATTTTAGAGACCTCTTGTGATGTGAGTAGTGAGTTTGATGAATGTTTGTATACTGATTTGAATGTGATAAGATGAATAGATTAAAGGGGCTAGGGAGTGCCAGAATGTCAAACCCCTAAATTTGTCTCTTTTTTATAGAGAATTTTCAAGGACGCAAGCAACTTTTTGATTCAAATTTTAAAGTTAAAAAATAGTCGTACAATTGTAGATAAGTATCGTACGTCTGTAAGTAAGTTGCATACGACTGTTATGTGATAGCCATACGGTTGTAAGGTTAATTATTTTTGGCCAACCCGTGAACGACACAATTCGAGCAGTTGGTGGGTTTGATCGAGCATGAAATGGGTTCCTGACACATGTCTGGGAAGTGTCATACGTCACTTATTTTTGTTGACTTTTGATTGTCACTTGAAAATGATATACGAATGTTTTGTGATAGTCGTATGGATGTTATGGGATAGCCATACGACTGTTAGgactgtttttttttattttttttagtggtTTTGGATAGATTTGATTTGTTTGGAGGACACACTTATCATTTGCCCACTTGACATTAGAAGCTCGTTGTTTGCTTTTAGCGTAGGATCATAAAAACCTGTGCATACAGCTGACAACAATCCTACTTTATCTCTGATAAAGGAGGCACTATCTTCTATGGACCTATGTAagctggatttttttttatcttcctgGGTTTTGTTGATTAGAGAAATCGAAACAAAGTAgactaataaaattaaatgaattgagTTTGATGGCAAATAAAATTGAagtattttaatattaaaaaattaagttttgtaATACTTACAATTTTTATACACAAAGGACCATGGGTGTAATTAAACTTTTGTCTCTTTATATAAATTTTGATCATTCAACTTACAGAACCGAACTGAAAATTTAAAGACTGAAAAAACCAGACtgaaaaacaaaatcaaaccggatcaaaatatattttgatttggttCGGTCCTAATTTTTAAGATAATTtcgttttcggttcggttcaatTCAAAACGGaacaaaaccaaaccgaaatacaATATATACTACTTTTAAGTTTagggttttaaattaattaactaattatatatagaaaataaaaaacaattaaacaagttttttttttctcttaactaattatatatacaaaagaaaaactaattatatgattattgtctttatataattgtttgTTAGTAAAAACACAATTATTAGTAGGTCTTTAATGCTTTGTTTGGTCCAAACATGAACCAAACTCGACCGGACTGAAATAGTTCGATTTGGTCCATATCGAAccgaattataatttggtttgatTTGATGCTAAAAGATACAGATAATTCAGTTTCGGTCCTATTCGGTTCAGTTTTCGGACCGAACTGGACCATGCTCACCCCAACTTAGTCAAATTGATGTTACGCGGATTCGAACCCCCGTCTCTTCTTCGAAATATCCCATCTTTCTTACCCTCTTTCTCATTCTGCAACGTTTACAGACTGCCAAGCGAAACAGAGACAAATATCATTCCGATCTTTGACTCAGTCACCATTTCCGATCGTCTTCGTTCTTCCCCCAATTTTCTTTCCATCTGGGTAAATCTCATAATTCTTCTTTGAAAACCTTCAATTTTACTAATCTCATCAAGATATAAGCGGAGGGAAAAGAGATAATGTACGTAAAAGCGGTGCCGCCGACGGATTTGAACCGGAACACCGAGTGGTTCACGTATCCAGGGGTTTGGACTACCTATATGCTTATGGTCTTCATCTCTTGGCTTATCGTTCTTTCCGTTTTTGGGTGTTCTCCTGGCATGGCTTGGACCATTGTTCATCTCGCTCATTTTGCTGTGAGTTTTCtctattttcaataattttggAGATATTGTTGCCTTCTAATTTTCGTTGAATTTTGGCGGTTTTCAATTGGGTTATTAATGTTTGATCTCATGATTATGGATCTGCTTCTCTGTTGGATTATTAATTGTTGATTACTTAGAGATGTATGTTAGGTCATTTTGCTAGTTTTTGTTGTGAAATTAAGTATAACAATGGATTGGGTATTGCAAGAACCTGAAATAACTAGAAATTGACTTGTTCAACATAGCATTTAAGGGTTTCCCTGTAACTCTGGGTTGTGACTTTGTTCTTGACTATAACATATGGCAACTAGTTAATGGCTTGGAATATGTTAAGCTACTTGTAGAATTCTGTTTAGTTTTGTTATCTTAATTAGAATAAGAATTGGaaactttttctttagaaatgaATCCTACTAAGAAAAGGATTATATGTTTAGGCTTATACAAGCAATTGCTTATTTATTTTCACTAGGAGGTTTGGAGTTTGTGCTTCTGAGATATGTATATGTGTGAGGTTTGGATGTAATCGGGTCTCATGGAATTTGATAGTTAGGACTTGGGGTTAGGTTTTATGTAACCAATGGCTTATTAGTTTGCACTTAGAGTTTGAGCTTGTGCTTTTGAGATATGCATATATGTGAGCTTTGAGTGTAACTCTGTCTGATGGAATTTGATAATTAGGAACTTGGGTTTAGGTCTATGTAAgcaattgtttatttatttgaatcgAGAGTTTTGAAGTTTGTGCTTTTGAGATATGCATGTGTGAGCTTTGGTGTTATTGGGTCTCATGCAATTTGAAAGTTGGGGATTTGGTTTAGCTCTGTGCTAGGAAGCACCGGCACTTCTAGGAGGCTAATATACGAACACTTCAGGGAATAGATTTTAAAGGCGAAAGGCAAGCCGAGGCAATAAGGGAAAAATATCGCCCCGAGGCGAGGGAGAGGCGACAAACAAAATAGAAATACACAAAAACAAATTGACTTCTAAAGttgtaaaacaaaataaaacttcTAGTCTAATAATAAGATCCTAATTCCTAATAAAATATCAAACATCATCAGAATTACTAATACTTTCCTGCTTTGACCTCTTGCACATACTTCCAATAAGGATCTGTTCTTGTTGTCGCTTTCAATATATTAGAATTACTAATACTCAAAGTCCAAAAGCCTGCAAGATTTGAAAAATTAGACATTAGTAAGCTACTGTTTCATACACTTTCATACTGTTTCACAAACTTTCATCCAGTTTCATACTGCTTCACACACTTTCATAAACTTGCATAAACTTAGAACCTCCATAAACTTTCATAAACATAACATAAGTAATAATGACAGAAAAGTAATAGCAGTAGCATCATCAGCATAACTTTCATATACAGTTTCATCAATAACAGTAGCATAATCAGCATAACTTTCATAAAAATCCCAAAAAGTGGGCAGCATAACAGTAGCGTCAGTCATAATAAcagaaaaataaagaagaaagtaGAAGATAGAAATTTGGGCAGCATAACCGTAGCATTAGTAagataaggaaaaaaaaaaacaaaggagAAGAGTAgagaaaagtaaaaaagaacagTACCTTAGAATGCAATGAAGTAGATCGGTGGTGATGGTTGGCTGGTTGAAGAAGATCGGCGGTGGTTGTGGTTAGAGTTTCTGTCGAGGAgcaatttctttctttttcttttctttctatcGTTAACTTACATGTTTGACCTAAAACAAcattatacatttcttttctatttttttttcttttttcactaAACAAAGACAAAAAGAGGACCTACCGCCTTAACTACAAGAGGCGATCGCCCCTCGCCTCCGACCGCCCCTCACCTGAGTTGGAGAGGGGGTGGCCTCTTGTTACTCGCC
The DNA window shown above is from Euphorbia lathyris chromosome 1, ddEupLath1.1, whole genome shotgun sequence and carries:
- the LOC136210958 gene encoding BTB/POZ domain-containing protein At3g05675-like, which translates into the protein MDGTGAAEPCRLGDRSTSDIIVRLINCEGRPELFYSHSLILVNRSKFFLDWFANPCSGSAVDVHCSEFNYEHHVNFLKLLYVPTDLLLDSFDSVKSAVGILEVSATFSCQEITKSCIEYLEAVHWEDKEEEEILKVVSKLGPIAMPVIARLQPVDLSATKDVFLSAVRFATSIGGPCPPFSDELKISAQEQVEYMLGEDDDSPLVIADDEVKSVVKMGLSNIFSSFETQLASLLSEAELAFEVAEAKILQTVSDLQWMCSILPKMDLMNDFVSNWVETSSRVLAIVEDAKLVSAMWGLKIKLVELTGKVLEAVGYGNVILPSQSRVKLLNNWLPYVRKMKPLFDSKCNEDSSFTHKMDEDLCQSIEGAIVSLILALPSNDQAEILADWMEAAEQVRYPDLSEAFEVWCYRTKSAKRRLVEGLDRVKERSTFNLSI